The sequence below is a genomic window from Bacteroidales bacterium.
AAGTGAAGTAGAATCAAAGTTTCTTCTTTAGCTTTTTTATCGTACAAATAATAATTTACTGTTGGCATTTTTTGTTATAAAAGTCCCAAGAATAATAATTGGGGACAACATTGGGGAGAGAAATTTCTGTTTTTATAAGTTTTTGAAAATTTATAATTGCGAAATGAATAGGTTATACACTGACATTATTTCAAGTTTTCTCAAAAATTGCCTAATACAGATTGGTTCTAATAACAAATTATACAGACTCCTCAGTAGCTCAGTTGGTTAGAGCATCTGACTGTTAATCAGAGGGTCCCTGGTTCAAGTCCAGGCTGGGGAGCAAAAATAAAGCCGTTGAAAGACGGCTTTTTTTATAAAAAAACAGTTATGGTTTTTACTGTGTATGTTTTAAAAAGCCTTTCAACAGGGAAACTATATACCGGACAAACAGAGGATATTCAAAGACGGATCAATGAACATCAGACGGAAACTGGTCCTGTTAGATATACAAAAGGACGTGGTCCTTGGGAATTAGTTTATACCGAAGACTTTTCAGATCGTTCTCAGGCAATGGCCAGAGAAAAATATTTGAAAACGGGTGCCGGGCGTGATTTTATAAAACGACAGTTGTTTTTGAAAGGTTAATCAGAGGGTCCCTGTCCGCCGCGGCGGACAAGTCCAGGCTGGGGAGCAAACAAAAAGCCGTTGAAAGACGGCTTTTTATGCAATAAGAAACGGCATTGTTAGTCAGAGGGTCCCTGTCCGCCGCGGCGGACAAGTCCAGGCTGGGAAGAATAAAATTAAGGGCTTCAGAAATAACTTACTGAAGCCCTTTTTATTTTACCAAAACATCCGGTTTTATTCTTGATTAAAAATAGTGTCTTCCACTTTAAATGTAAAAAAAAATTCACATCTGTACAAACTTATTTTTGCAACATATAAGGATAACGATAATCATTTGCGGGCAACAATGTTTCCTTAATTGTTCTTGGGCTTACCCATCTTAAAAGATTCAAATGGCTTCCTGATTTATCGTTTGTTCCGGATGCTCTTGCTCCACCAAAGGGCTGTTGTCCTACCATTGCTCCTGACGGTTTGTCATTAAAATAAAAATTTCCTGCTGCATATCTTAAATGTTTGCAAGCTTTAATCAAAGCATATTTGTCTTTTGAAAATACGGAACCCGTGAGAGCATAGGGTGATGTTTTGTCGCATATTTTCAACGTTTCTTCATATTCATTATCGTGATACACATAAATGGTCATCACAGGTCCGAAAATTTCTTCTTCCATTGTCAGGAAATGAGGATTTGTTGTATGAATTATTGTTGGCTGAATAAAATAACCTTTTGATTTGTCGCCTTCACCACCAATCATAATTGTTGCATCATTTGATTTTTTTGCTCTTTCAATATACGACATGATATTATCAAATGAAGCCTCATCAATTACTGCATTTACGAAATTGTCAAAATCTCTTACATCACCAACTTTAATGCTGTTTGTCATGTCGAGCACATAGCTTTTTATTTGCGGCCACAATGATTCTGGAATATATGCCCGTGAGGCAGCAGAACATTTTTGTCCCTGATATTCAAAAGCACCACGAACAATTGCTGTTGCAACTTCAATCGCATTGGCTGAATTATGAACAAAAATAAAATCTTTTCCGCCAGTTTCACCTACAAGTTTTGGATAAGATTTATACACGGAAAGCTTATCACTTGTATTTTTCCACAAAGTATTAAAAGTGCTTGTTGACCCGGTAAAATGTATTCCTGCAAGTTCAGGCTGGTTCAGAACTACATTACTAATTAAAGAGCCCTGACCGGGAATAAAATTAATAACTCCATCAGGCAAACCCGCCTCACTAAGAATTTTCATTAAAAAATAATTTGACAAAAGAGACGTGGTAGCGGGTTTCCAGACTGTGGTATTTCCCATCAAAGCCACCGAAGTGTTCAAGTTTGCAGCAATAGCGGTAAAGTTGAATGGAGAAATCGTAAAAATAAAACCTTCAAGCGGCCTGTACTCTATTCTATTAATCATATCGAAATCGGTTGTAGGTTGGTCACCATATATTTTTGCAGCGAAATGGGCGTTGAATCTTAGAAAATCTATTACTTCGCAAGCTGCGTCAATTTCTGCCTGAAAACAATTTTTCCCTTGACCAAGCATGGTTGCAGCGTTTAATGAGTTTCTGTATTTTTTTGAAATTAGCTCTGCTGCCTTGATTAAAATAGATGCTCTTTCAATCCATGAAATATTCATCCAGTCTTCTTTTGCTTTTAATGCAGCATCAACAGCCATTTTAACTTCTTTCTCGCTTGCGATATGGTAAGTTGCCAATACATGTTGATGGTCATGTGGCATGGTCAGCTTTTTTGTTTTGCCTGTTCTTACTTCTTTTCCGTCAATGATGAGCGGTATTTCAAATTCAGTACTGCACTGAACATTTATTTCATTTTGAAGCTTGGTTCTTTCTTCACTACCGCTTATATATTGAAAAACAGGTTCATTCTTTGGTTCTCTGAAATTAAATATTGCATTGTTCATAGTATAATTTTTTTAAATGGTTTGTTGTTTTACATGTAAAATTGCGATACTTAGGGTTGTGCTATTAAATTATGAATTTTCACTATTTCAAATATTTACAAGATATTGATGGTTCAGATTTCTACGTCACTCAATATGACCGACAAATAGTTATTTTCTCAATAGCACAACGGTTATACTTTAAAGTTTGTATAATAACTTATGGTTTTAGGTTCTGTCATTTCCTGCAGCGAAAATTTTATTCCTTCCCTGCCAAGGCCTGAATTTTTTACACCACCGAAAGGCATTGAATCCAGCCTGTAATCTGTAGAATCGTTTATCATTACCCCGCCGCATTCGAGTTGATAAGCAACCTTGAGCGCGGTATTGATATCGTTGGTAAATACTGCGGCATGTAACCCGAAAGGTAAGCTGTTCGCTTTTTCTATGGCTTCTTCAAGTGTTTTTACTGCATATAAATTAACAGCCGGGCCGAACACTTCGTCCTTATGTATTTTGGCTTTTTCAGGAACATTTTCTAAAACTGTTGGTTCCATTATTGCCCCCTTCCGCTTTCCGCCGCATAGGCAGGTAGCGCCCATTTTTACTGCTTCCTTCACCCATGTTTCAACACGTACTGCTTCTTTTTCTGTTATCATCGGACCCATATCGCAGTCTTCTGCCATTTTGTTGCCTACCTTGTATTTTTTTGTAATTTCAATAAATCGCTTTTTAAATTCTTTATAAATCCCCTGATGAATATAAATTCTCTGTACTCCAATGCAATTTTGTCCGGCTGCCCAGAAAGCGCCTGAAACGCACGATTCAACAGCCATTTGCAAATCAGCATCTTTCCAAACAATTACCGGAGAATTGGACCCAAGCTCCATACCGATTTTCTTTATACCTGCAATTTTTGTTATTTCTCTTCCGGCATCCAGTCCGCCTGTAAATGAAATCATTCTTACATCTTCGCTTTTACAAAGTATAGGACCGATTTCGCTTCCGTTTCCTGTAATTACCTGTAAACATTCGGCAGGTAACCCTGAAGCTAAAAATGCTTCAGCAAGTTTCAAAGCCGAGAGCGGGGTTACGGTAGCTGGTTTTAATATAACACTGTTTCCTGCGGCGAATGCTGGCCCTAATTTGTGAGCAACAAGGTTTAAAGGGTCATTAAAAGGAGTTATTGCTAATACAATTCCAATCGGGAAACGGTAATAGTAGCCTATTCTTTGTTCTCCCCCCGGGAATGAATTAAAAGGGATGGTTTCACCTAAAATTCTTTTTGATTCTTCAGCCGAAATTCGAAGTGTGTTAACGCAACGCATAGCTTCTTTTCGTGCTTCCTTAATTGTTTTTGAACCTTCTCTTGCTATGGTTTCAGCAAAATCATCTTTGTATTTCTCAACATATTTTGCCGTTTTGAAAAGAATATTCGCCCTTTCATAAACAGTCATTTTCCGGGCAATATCAAATCCTCTCTTTGCCGACTCAATAGCTTTTAATGCGTCGCTCTCAGTAGCTTTCTGAACTACATCTATTAACGAATTATCATATGGGTCATAAACTTTAATAGTTTCTTTTTTTACTACCCATTTACCGCCTAATAACATTTTCATAAAAGTGTTTTTTTAATTATTAATTTTTTTTATTGTCATTCATACATGCAGATACATGTAAAAAGTTGAATTGATTTACGTGAATTATTTTAAAAAATGAAATGATGCCGAACGCTATAGGTTTTAGCGTTTCATCAATAATACAGAATTTGCTTTGAAATAATGCTTAGACCAAATAATATATTTCAAGACAAAGATTCATGGAATGCTATTTGAAAAAAAATGATTTTTCCGATATGTATTATAATACATATCGGTTGCAAATTTAAAAAATTTTAATAATACCATCAACGATTTTAAAAAAAAATCAATACTTACTTTTTCAAAAAGTAATTGTTTTATCAATCTCCCCCATAACCCTTGCCGTTTCCGTTAATGATACAATAATTTTCTGATAGTGCAGAATATCCTCAAACGATAAACCCCGACCTTTACGGTCTTTTAGCCATTTTTGAGCAGGTTGGTATCCGCCAATGTAAAATTCCCAGGCGATTTGCGGAACTCCGGCAAAGTATTGTGTTTCGTTTATCCAGACTTTTCCGACCACCCCGTGCTCTCCTTCGGGTTTTGTCGTCCCGACCACCCCGGCCCTCCGAAGGAGGGTGGAGGCGGGGTGGCCGGAGCTTTCCTGTGCGGCAATAGCAATGTGTTCACGTTGTTTTAAGGCTGTTTTTATTTTTTCCAAAACTACCGCTATATTGTTTAGAACCTCTTCGTTTTTGAAACGCAGCACTTCATAACCTATTTCGTTTAACCTTGCGGTGCGGCTTTCATCGTATTCTTTTTGAAAGTCATGTATCTTGCCGTCCACTTCAATGATCAGTTTGTACCACAGGCAAACAAAGTCGGGGATAAAACAATCCACAATATGCTGCCTTCTGAAACGCGCACCAAGTTTCTTTCCGCGCAGTTCCTGCCATAATATTTTCTCTGCTTCGGTCATATTTGCTTTTAGTCGGTCTTTGTCTTCTTTACGAACAGCGTAATATCCCGGCGCTGCTGTCTGCCACCCATATTCCATAACCTTGTTGTCATCAAAGTCATCTTCTTCTTGTGCGTAGGCCGGAGTGGGCAACAGTTCAAACCTAACTTTAGTTACTTCGTTTGTTCCGGTTTCGGGATATGTGGTAATAAACTGGTTTACTTTTGGACTTTCCAATAAATGTAACTGCCGGAGTTCTCCGCCTAAAGCAACCAACTGCCAGAATGTTTCTTTGTTTTCGGGGTATGGCACTCTCGGAAAATCAATTTTTAAAAACTCTTTGTATTTCTCCCGGTAGGTTGGGCTGTGCAGCACTGCGTATATGTAATCCAAAATATCAATCGGGGCAAATTGCCCCTTGTGTCCTTCGGACACATTACCCGACGGGGAAAAATCTGGTTTTTCGGGTGTAAAAGTTAAACCGAGTTTTTCAGCAATTTGGTTTACTATTACTAAGTTTAGGTTGGGTATTCTTTCGGGTGTTTGTTCGGTGCTTTGCTGAGCGGTAGTTTCGGGATAAAGATAAAGAGGATATATATAACCCCATTCCTTAGTTTGAAGCGATATTGCACCACTTTCCATTAGAGTTTTAGATACTAAGATGTGTTGAAAATCAAAAGTACTTTGTTGCCTAACGGTAATTAATCCTAAATTATCACCATTAAAAAAATGACGCATCGTGTCTAATCTTGGGCGACCAACAAAGCCACCAGATTTTTCCGTCATATAAATAAACCTTATATCAAATGGTCTATAAAATATTTTATAATAAGCACCCTTATTATTTATTATATCATCTTTCGCCTTTTGAGCTGTCCAACCACTGGTATCGGTCAATGAGTAATTTCTTTTTAGATTTTCAACAGTTATTTCCTTAAAATTATTTACAACTTTTTCAAGTTCATTTTTATTCATATTAATTGTTAATCCGTCATTTTTAGTTTGAATACCGGAATTTGAGTTAACAAATAATATATTTATTGAAAAACCTAATGAATATCTATCTTCTGCGTCAACATTTCTTGGAACAAAAAAGTAATTAGGGGTTTGATATTTAATTACATTCCACTTTATGGACTTATAAGAGTTTAAATTTAATGTTTCATACTTAAATTCACGTTTGCCTTGTAAATCACTATGAAGTATTTGTCCTAATCCGTTTTTATTTTTCTTGCCTGTTTTTACAAAAATGTTGATACTGACTCCCTGCATGATATCAAATACATTTTGGTCATATGAACCATCCTGACAAACTTCTTTTTTCTTAGCATTGCCATGTAAATCAAGAATATATATCTTATCAAAGCTTTCTAATAAATGTTTACGCATTTGGCGGTGTGTGACGCCATCAATAAAACTATTATTCGATATATATGCTAAAATTCCTTCACCATTTTTTTCAATGAAATGCTGTCCGTAACGAATGAATTTAATGTAGTCATCATCAAGGTTAATTTTTCTCTCATTCAAATCTTTTTTATAATCTGATATAAGGTTTTGTATCCATTCACCTTTGTTGCTGCTGCTTACCGAATATGGAGGATTCCCAATAATTACCATCACCGGCGTATCACGTTTTACCCGGTTGGCTTCGCTGGCTTCGTCAGATAACCAGCTTGCAAACAAAGTTCCGGTATCGGGGTGGTGTTCTTCAAGAGAATTGGTTAGGTAAATACGAAACCGGCCACCCCCAATCCCTCCGTTGGAGGGGCGGTATCCGGTTTCGTGAAATAACATATCCATTTTCAGGTGTGCCATGCTGTATGAAGCCATTAGCAACTCAAAACCGTTAAGCCGGGGTATTAAATGGTCTTCAACGTACTGGCTCCAGATGCCCTGCTGCCCCTCAAAGCGTTTGTAAATCTGTTTAACGATTTCGGCAAGAAATGTTCCTGTACCACATGCCGGATCAAGTATCTGTACCTTGTGTACTTCCTTTTCAACATCAACGTAAGTTACATTAGAACGCCTGTCAGCGGTGGCTTTTACAGGTTCTTTTACTTTTATTTTCGTTTTTGTGGT
It includes:
- a CDS encoding DUF559 domain-containing protein, whose translation is MTIPEYIEKINTRYKAGISTEHSYRGDLQNLLETITPDVLVTNEPTRVACGAPDYIITKRKIPVGYIEAKDLGADLNSKQYKEQFDRYRSSLPNLIITNYLQFSLYIEGNYTTSVTLADIQGNKIVAKTENIETFTRLIQNFCSYAGQTIKSPSKLAGMMAAKARLLANTIDKALSAEEPNTENMVYENANNSIRQQLTAFQQHLIHDITVKEFSDIYAQTIAYGMFAARYHDSSLKDFTRQEAAELIPKTNPFLRKLFQYIAGYDLDERIKWIVDELVTIFQASDVAAILNNFGKATQQTDPIIHFYETFLSEYDPKLRKARGVWYTPEPVVNFIVRAVDDILKTEFGLENGLADTTKTKIKVKEPVKATADRRSNVTYVDVEKEVHKVQILDPACGTGTFLAEIVKQIYKRFEGQQGIWSQYVEDHLIPRLNGFELLMASYSMAHLKMDMLFHETGYRPSNGGIGGGRFRIYLTNSLEEHHPDTGTLFASWLSDEASEANRVKRDTPVMVIIGNPPYSVSSSNKGEWIQNLISDYKKDLNERKINLDDDYIKFIRYGQHFIEKNGEGILAYISNNSFIDGVTHRQMRKHLLESFDKIYILDLHGNAKKKEVCQDGSYDQNVFDIMQGVSINIFVKTGKKNKNGLGQILHSDLQGKREFKYETLNLNSYKSIKWNVIKYQTPNYFFVPRNVDAEDRYSLGFSINILFVNSNSGIQTKNDGLTINMNKNELEKVVNNFKEITVENLKRNYSLTDTSGWTAQKAKDDIINNKGAYYKIFYRPFDIRFIYMTEKSGGFVGRPRLDTMRHFFNGDNLGLITVRQQSTFDFQHILVSKTLMESGAISLQTKEWGYIYPLYLYPETTAQQSTEQTPERIPNLNLVIVNQIAEKLGLTFTPEKPDFSPSGNVSEGHKGQFAPIDILDYIYAVLHSPTYREKYKEFLKIDFPRVPYPENKETFWQLVALGGELRQLHLLESPKVNQFITTYPETGTNEVTKVRFELLPTPAYAQEEDDFDDNKVMEYGWQTAAPGYYAVRKEDKDRLKANMTEAEKILWQELRGKKLGARFRRQHIVDCFIPDFVCLWYKLIIEVDGKIHDFQKEYDESRTARLNEIGYEVLRFKNEEVLNNIAVVLEKIKTALKQREHIAIAAQESSGHPASTLLRRAGVVGTTKPEGEHGVVGKVWINETQYFAGVPQIAWEFYIGGYQPAQKWLKDRKGRGLSFEDILHYQKIIVSLTETARVMGEIDKTITF
- the pruA gene encoding L-glutamate gamma-semialdehyde dehydrogenase translates to MNNAIFNFREPKNEPVFQYISGSEERTKLQNEINVQCSTEFEIPLIIDGKEVRTGKTKKLTMPHDHQHVLATYHIASEKEVKMAVDAALKAKEDWMNISWIERASILIKAAELISKKYRNSLNAATMLGQGKNCFQAEIDAACEVIDFLRFNAHFAAKIYGDQPTTDFDMINRIEYRPLEGFIFTISPFNFTAIAANLNTSVALMGNTTVWKPATTSLLSNYFLMKILSEAGLPDGVINFIPGQGSLISNVVLNQPELAGIHFTGSTSTFNTLWKNTSDKLSVYKSYPKLVGETGGKDFIFVHNSANAIEVATAIVRGAFEYQGQKCSAASRAYIPESLWPQIKSYVLDMTNSIKVGDVRDFDNFVNAVIDEASFDNIMSYIERAKKSNDATIMIGGEGDKSKGYFIQPTIIHTTNPHFLTMEEEIFGPVMTIYVYHDNEYEETLKICDKTSPYALTGSVFSKDKYALIKACKHLRYAAGNFYFNDKPSGAMVGQQPFGGARASGTNDKSGSHLNLLRWVSPRTIKETLLPANDYRYPYMLQK
- a CDS encoding GIY-YIG nuclease family protein; translated protein: MVFTVYVLKSLSTGKLYTGQTEDIQRRINEHQTETGPVRYTKGRGPWELVYTEDFSDRSQAMAREKYLKTGAGRDFIKRQLFLKG
- a CDS encoding aldehyde dehydrogenase family protein; the encoded protein is MKMLLGGKWVVKKETIKVYDPYDNSLIDVVQKATESDALKAIESAKRGFDIARKMTVYERANILFKTAKYVEKYKDDFAETIAREGSKTIKEARKEAMRCVNTLRISAEESKRILGETIPFNSFPGGEQRIGYYYRFPIGIVLAITPFNDPLNLVAHKLGPAFAAGNSVILKPATVTPLSALKLAEAFLASGLPAECLQVITGNGSEIGPILCKSEDVRMISFTGGLDAGREITKIAGIKKIGMELGSNSPVIVWKDADLQMAVESCVSGAFWAAGQNCIGVQRIYIHQGIYKEFKKRFIEITKKYKVGNKMAEDCDMGPMITEKEAVRVETWVKEAVKMGATCLCGGKRKGAIMEPTVLENVPEKAKIHKDEVFGPAVNLYAVKTLEEAIEKANSLPFGLHAAVFTNDINTALKVAYQLECGGVMINDSTDYRLDSMPFGGVKNSGLGREGIKFSLQEMTEPKTISYYTNFKV